Sequence from the Aspergillus nidulans FGSC A4 chromosome III genome:
TAGATATACAGGAGGGTTGAGACTCCGGTGATGGTGTATCCGCCGTCGCTAGGACAACAGTGTCTTCACTCGATGCGCTTTTCGACTGGGTTGCGCTAACAACCTCATCAGCAATGGGCTCAAGGCTGATAGATTTGGTGGTAGCATCGGGAAAGGATTTCTGTTCAGAACACGAATTCGGCGTGAATTGCAGCACGCTCACATTCAAGCGAGATGGCGACGACGGAATACTAACCCTAGGTGTTGGTGTAATGTCGCCGGGAGTCGGTGTGTTATCGTTAACAACAGGACGGACAAAATGAGGCTCTTTCGGCCCAGGAGCGGCAGCCTTGCATGCCTTCACAGGTgcagcaatctcagcctTTTCAGATTCAGGATCTGGAAGTGTCAAAGACTGCTGATTCTGAGGCTTTCCCAGCTTTGGCTCGCAACGCTGTCGGAGCCTAGCCTCTAGAACATCTTTACATTCAGTCAGCTTGCACAAAAATGTCTTAGACAAATGTGTTTGTTGTAAAAGCTGGCAGACAATATCAATTTCACGCCTGTACTCATCGACTgactcctcatcctcggtaTCAGTAGTAGCTTCAAGAACGTCCAAATCACTCGTCATTTGTTGTTTCGGATGTGAGAACCTTCCCAAGTCAAGTCTTCTCTTAGCGACTGCTAGAGTCGACGATTGAGAGATTTCTGGTTCGAGGGATTGCGTGAAGTCCAGTCCTTCTAATTCTTGTAACGCTGGACTCATTGCAGCCGCATTCTCAGATTCCACTGGACTGTCCAAGTCGACAAGTGTACCGACGACTCTTTGGGGACGCGATGCGGGAGTCGAGTCCATGGGAGTTGCCACAGATTCCTGTGTGTTTGGCTCTAGCTTCTCCCCTGTCTTCGCTTGACCGGTCGTGTTTATTGAGGCTGTTGGTGGCGTCTCTCTAGGTGACTCCGTGCTCACCAAGCCTGCACCCAGATCGTGATTAGTTGTTCCGAATTTATCCTCCACTTTGTCCTCAGGAGTCATGGAAATTGTCAGCTGGGTTGTGACTTTCTGTTCTTTGGGCTTTACAATGTTGCGCGACCTCGGAGTTCGACAGGCATCCTTACCACAACGGTCTGTCGTTTTCGCAGAAACCTTAGCCTTTGACTTTTGAATTAATGGCTCTTGCTCTGGTCCGCGTCTGCTACTGTTAGCCACATTGTGCCAAAGATACAGAAGATTTGAAAACGCACGTCACACTCCGAACCTCCACAAGAAACTCTTCGGCGCTGCTGATTTTCTGCGAATAaaccctgctgctgctgttgctgctgtgaaCATCAGAGCTGAGAAGGCTAAATAAATTCCAACTTACAGCGGAGGTTGCTTAGGTCTAGCTCTAGCTCTAGGGATTGGAGCAGTTTGCGCATCTTAGCAATATCTTCATTAGTTCCCTCACAGTAAGTGTCTCAGAGATCAATCCCTTACTACGAGCGGGCCTGCCTGAGATTTGGGACGTTAAGGAATTGGTGTCGTGGGCAAGGTTAGGAATGTCAAGTGCTGGATCCAGTCCCCTACGGGATGAGAGGCTAGGTTTGCGTTTGCTAAGGCGTCGCTTTGACTGAGCCGCGCAAGGGCTACCACCTGTTACAGACACCGATGCGGCCAAGGTACCATGTGGAACGGCTTGGTTCTGTAACTTGGCATTATGGTTGGACGATTTATTCTGTGTAGGACCCTTGAGAGCTCTCTGGCCTCTATTCGAGGTCTGCTGGTCATGTGTATTACCTCCACGTAACTCTTTCTCGAGCCGCAGACGGTGGCTCTGGCCGTCCAGAAGATTATCAAGGTGTTCTAGATCTCCAGTGTCACATATTGTCTTGTGAATATCTTAGTCCAGAGTTAGCAATGCAAACGACCTGAGAATTCAGGTGGCGATTTTACTGGTCCAGGCATCTAGGCAATCTCTGTTGGCTTGCGCAAGTTGTTGTTCAATTGTTCCCTGAACGTTTGATCTCCTAGAGGCCTCAATGACATCTAGCCGCGTCAGCCATGTATTGGAATCGTGATCCGCCGTGGAGATTTCCTCTCTGCGAGCTGTCCCGAGGTCTGCCTATGGTGTTCAAAATTGACATAAGTCAGAGAAACATTCGAAGTAAAAAGGGAGAAAACCGGACCTCCTGCAGCCTGTTAAGGCGCTCAGTTGCTGCTTCGGCCATATCGTATGCCCAGTACGAGGAGAAAATATTGAAGGATAGAAAAATGCAATGTGTTAAGTAGACTGGATGTCAGAGTAGACGTGTTATGGACGTAGGAAAACAGGTCTTTCAGGTACGAGACTGCAAATGCAAGTAtgagagggaagaagggaagagaaagcCGCCTTCAGCACTTATGACTAGAATGATCAGTACAAGCTTCACTCTCTTTTCACAGAGCATGTGTTACAGCTTACCTCACTCTCTGAAGCATGAAAATAGAAAGAGTGAGATCGAAATCGTGTAGAAAGGATGCAGTATTTGCAATTAGAAAGGACTGCTGCAAAAAATCTGCAATTTTGAATGCGAAGAGGTGGACGGGTTGAGGAGAGATCCTAACTAGGTTCTTAGATGAAACGCCCGCGCAGCAGACGTTGCAGGAGACATAAATGTTCTCGCTAGTCTATGTTTGCTCCTTGCTCAATGCAAGAGTTTTATCTGCGAAGCGTTGTTCTTCTGGTGTAATTTTTCTGGCTTCTTTTAACGGCTATTGTCAATTCATCAAGAGCTGGGAACTTGACAAAAAATTGTTTTGGGGTTGGTGTTAGCTCGAGACATTTGTCTATATGTACATTCGGTCACGACCGGTTAGCCATAGCCTAT
This genomic interval carries:
- a CDS encoding uncharacterized protein (transcript_id=CADANIAT00006025) — protein: MAEAATERLNRLQEADLGTARREEISTADHDSNTWLTRLDVIEASRRSNVQGTIEQQLAQANRDCLDAWTKHLDNLLDGQSHRLRLEKELRGGNTHDQQTSNRGQRALKGPTQNKSSNHNAKLQNQAVPHGTLAASVLLSSDVHSSNSSSRVYSQKISSAEEFLVEVRSVTSRRGPEQEPLIQKSKAKVSAKTTDRCGKDACRTPRSRNIVKPKEQKVTTQLTISMTPEDKVEDKFGTTNHDLGAGLVSTESPRETPPTASINTTGQAKTGEKLEPNTQESVATPMDSTPASRPQRVVGTLVDLDSPVESENAAAMSPALQELEGLDFTQSLEPEISQSSTLAVAKRRLDLGRFSHPKQQMTSDLDVLEATTDTEDEESVDEYRREIDIVCQLLQQTHLSKTFLCKLTECKDVLEARLRQRCEPKLGKPQNQQSLTLPDPESEKAEIAAPVKACKAAAPGPKEPHFVRPVVNDNTPTPGDITPTPRVSIPSSPSRLNVSVLQFTPNSCSEQKSFPDATTKSISLEPIADEVVSATQSKSASSEDTVVLATADTPSPESQPSCISIFKSVAQEISGTGHLLGDHLLPGSEYRQPEQSHLYGNHLLPGQRVTPTTIYKQTVPETTEFALAKAAISKPAPAVLSFSPPNKQGQTATKSLPANFTIPLPSEPIRIVDPNILVSSIAKSSSGASAALGAPSSTTLTTAQKTPSMMKSIYAPQLKEAPPSIMDVKKGSPASQ